A single Bacillus sp. HMF5848 DNA region contains:
- a CDS encoding aminoglycoside phosphotransferase family protein: MNEKLYRQINSLNQIDDNQKSNLLKKLESFTYENKLCHGDFHLFNLIKKDNQVLVIDWVDSSAGDVRADIYRTYLLFSQFSLELAEVYLQLYCEKSGLLRSEIFQWAPIIAGARLSESVSTENSERLLEIINHYCPL, translated from the coding sequence ATGAATGAAAAATTATACCGTCAAATTAATAGTTTGAATCAAATAGATGACAACCAAAAATCAAATTTGTTAAAGAAATTAGAATCATTCACATACGAGAACAAGCTCTGTCATGGTGACTTTCATTTATTTAATTTAATAAAGAAGGATAATCAAGTGTTAGTTATAGATTGGGTTGATTCAAGTGCAGGAGATGTTCGTGCTGATATATATCGGACCTATCTTTTATTTTCCCAATTTTCTTTAGAATTAGCTGAGGTGTACTTGCAACTTTATTGTGAAAAGAGTGGACTTCTAAGATCTGAAATTTTTCAATGGGCTCCAATCATTGCTGGAGCAAGATTATCTGAAAGTGTATCAACGGAAAATTCAGAACGACTTTTGGAGATTATAAATCACTATTGCCCATTATAA
- a CDS encoding type 1 glutamine amidotransferase family protein has translation MQTKNVFLYVFNTMSDWEYGYLIAELNSGRYFKNNLPPLKIITVGANKEMITTMGGLSIKPDISLDECILESKDLLILPGGTTWSEEIHQPILERIGQALKLGTIVAAICGATDALANMGYLDTRKHTSNNLEYTKMICPNYKGEKFYEVGSAVSDANLVTASGIAPLEFAMEVLKKLDVFAPDTLHSWYSLNKTHQPEYFFQLMNSINS, from the coding sequence ATGCAAACAAAAAATGTTTTTCTATATGTATTTAATACAATGTCGGACTGGGAATATGGATATTTAATTGCTGAACTAAATTCAGGAAGATATTTCAAAAATAATTTACCACCTTTAAAAATAATTACAGTAGGAGCTAATAAAGAAATGATTACTACTATGGGAGGACTGAGCATAAAACCAGATATTTCCCTTGATGAATGTATTCTTGAGAGTAAAGATCTTTTAATTTTACCAGGAGGAACTACTTGGAGTGAAGAAATTCATCAACCTATCTTGGAGAGAATTGGCCAAGCTTTAAAGCTTGGCACTATTGTTGCTGCAATTTGTGGTGCAACTGATGCCCTCGCGAATATGGGATACTTGGATACTAGAAAGCATACAAGTAATAACTTAGAATACACTAAAATGATATGTCCTAACTATAAAGGAGAAAAGTTCTATGAGGTGGGATCTGCGGTATCTGATGCGAATTTAGTTACTGCATCAGGAATAGCTCCTCTGGAATTTGCGATGGAAGTACTGAAAAAATTAGATGTATTTGCACCAGATACATTACATTCATGGTATAGCCTAAATAAGACTCATCAACCTGAATACTTCTTCCAGTTAATGAATTCAATTAATAGCTGA
- a CDS encoding YafY family protein, whose amino-acid sequence MPKIDNMLAILWMLRSGEKITAKQISEKLEINIRTVYRYIDTISTSGVPIISEPGHNGGYTLLTNFIEAPLFFDFEEQTSLFHAAIFAEEAGYYGGEALNRAISKLSKYSNQEQETKRNQHLTSLEVISRLSSLSMESLLKELEQALADGYAVKILYPKSGEKQLNYRLVDPYRIIYWNNKWYVIGFCHLRNEIRSFRVDRIESLMLTENKFNRPENFSARDFFIKNLLPTIEDKEGIISLVISGDKSVLDDICQHWFLGHYLQERTSNQAVFLLENDIIHTYVPYLLLPYNKSIKVIEPISLKKRLIEVLSELIKYHQI is encoded by the coding sequence ATGCCTAAGATTGACAATATGTTAGCAATTCTATGGATGCTTCGTTCAGGCGAAAAAATTACTGCAAAGCAAATTTCTGAAAAGTTAGAAATTAATATAAGGACTGTGTATCGTTATATTGATACAATTTCAACAAGTGGCGTACCTATAATTTCAGAACCAGGACATAACGGTGGATACACTTTATTGACCAATTTTATTGAGGCTCCTCTCTTTTTTGATTTTGAGGAGCAAACTTCACTATTTCACGCTGCTATTTTTGCAGAAGAAGCCGGATATTATGGAGGTGAAGCACTAAATAGGGCCATTTCAAAACTAAGTAAATACTCAAATCAAGAGCAGGAAACAAAGAGAAACCAACATTTAACTAGTCTTGAAGTAATAAGTCGATTAAGTTCTCTCTCTATGGAATCTCTTTTGAAGGAGCTGGAGCAGGCCTTAGCTGACGGGTACGCCGTAAAAATTCTTTACCCTAAAAGTGGCGAAAAGCAATTAAATTATAGATTGGTCGATCCGTACAGAATTATCTATTGGAATAATAAGTGGTATGTGATTGGATTTTGTCATCTTAGGAATGAGATCCGTAGTTTTAGAGTAGATCGAATTGAAAGTCTAATGCTAACCGAAAATAAGTTTAACAGGCCAGAAAATTTTTCAGCACGTGACTTTTTTATAAAAAATCTTCTTCCAACTATAGAAGATAAGGAAGGGATTATTTCTTTGGTTATTAGTGGGGATAAAAGTGTATTGGATGATATTTGTCAACACTGGTTTTTAGGACATTATTTACAAGAACGGACTTCAAATCAAGCAGTTTTTCTTCTTGAAAATGATATTATACATACATATGTACCTTATTTACTTTTACCGTACAATAAATCTATTAAAGTTATTGAGCCAATAAGTCTTAAGAAAAGACTGATTGAAGTTTTGTCGGAATTAATAAAATATCATCAAATTTGA
- a CDS encoding rhomboid family intramembrane serine protease — MKLKEYFLRTPATLTLIVINILIFIALNVSSDLIDIFLLDPDLNNIMNRPWTLLTVFFSHEIHIHILLNLLLIFVFGTQLEMVTNKKMMFLTYILSGFIGNLAILAYAPLIGYSDGPIAGASAAAFGIVAVYGTIKPNNIILKSKSKYWVLALFIVNAILTIQNPEVSIGGPAHATGIVVGLFLGYWYKKRFGVIEV; from the coding sequence ATGAAATTGAAGGAATATTTCTTAAGAACACCTGCTACACTAACTCTGATAGTTATTAACATTTTAATATTTATAGCTTTAAATGTTTCTTCGGACTTAATTGATATATTTCTGCTGGACCCTGATTTGAACAATATAATGAATAGACCATGGACATTATTAACAGTATTTTTTTCTCATGAAATCCATATTCATATTCTATTAAACCTTTTACTGATTTTTGTGTTTGGGACACAATTAGAAATGGTAACAAATAAAAAAATGATGTTTTTAACTTACATTCTTAGTGGTTTTATTGGAAATTTAGCTATTCTAGCATATGCTCCTCTAATTGGATATAGTGACGGTCCAATAGCAGGAGCATCAGCGGCGGCTTTTGGAATAGTTGCAGTTTATGGAACGATCAAGCCCAATAATATCATTTTAAAATCTAAATCTAAATATTGGGTTTTAGCGTTATTTATCGTAAATGCAATTCTAACAATACAAAATCCTGAAGTTTCAATAGGGGGACCTGCCCATGCAACTGGAATAGTAGTTGGATTATTCTTAGGGTATTGGTATAAAAAAAGATTTGGTGTTATTGAGGTTTAA
- a CDS encoding DUF3221 domain-containing protein, whose product MAFIEHGVVAATAPTFDDVKQFDKGNEVEIWIEGGEIVTTSPAHAKAEKIELKE is encoded by the coding sequence GTGGCTTTTATTGAACATGGAGTTGTCGCTGCGACAGCTCCAACTTTTGATGATGTTAAACAATTTGATAAAGGAAATGAAGTAGAGATTTGGATAGAGGGTGGAGAGATTGTAACTACCAGTCCAGCACATGCAAAAGCAGAGAAAATTGAGCTGAAAGAGTGA